A single genomic interval of Bradyrhizobium sp. sBnM-33 harbors:
- a CDS encoding UDP-glucose dehydrogenase family protein yields the protein MRIAMIGTGYVGLVSGACFADFGHQVTCVDKDAGKIEALRRGEIPIFEPGLDALVASNVKAKRLDFTTDLTAPVAEADAVFIAVGTPSRRGDGHADLTYVYSAAREIAAALSGFTVVVTKSTVPVGTGDEVERLIREANPTADVVVASNPEFLREGAAIRDFKFPDRIVVGTDDERGRKVLGDVYRPLSLNQAPLMFTARRTAELIKYAANAFLATKITFINEIADLSEKVGADVQQVARGIGLDNRIGSKFLHAGPGFGGSCFPKDTRALVKIAQDHDVQLRIVEAVLGVNDIRKRAMARKVSNATGGLRGKTVAVLGLTFKPDTDDMREAPSIPLVTGLLDMGAKVRAHDPVGMEQAKKELPEIEYCTDPYECARGADALVIVTEWVQFRALDLERLKNEMAQPVVVDLRNIYRPEDMAAQGFVYESVGRAPEPKV from the coding sequence ATGCGAATCGCCATGATTGGCACGGGCTATGTGGGGCTGGTATCCGGCGCCTGCTTTGCCGATTTCGGCCACCAGGTCACCTGCGTGGACAAGGATGCCGGCAAGATCGAAGCGCTGCGCCGAGGCGAGATCCCGATTTTCGAGCCCGGCCTCGACGCGCTGGTCGCCTCCAATGTCAAGGCCAAGCGGCTGGATTTTACGACCGACCTGACCGCGCCGGTGGCGGAAGCCGATGCCGTGTTCATCGCGGTCGGAACGCCGTCGCGGCGCGGCGATGGCCACGCCGATCTCACTTACGTCTACAGCGCCGCACGCGAGATCGCAGCCGCGCTCTCCGGTTTCACAGTGGTGGTGACCAAATCGACCGTGCCGGTCGGCACCGGCGACGAGGTCGAGCGGCTGATCCGCGAGGCCAATCCCACGGCTGACGTCGTGGTCGCCTCCAATCCGGAATTCTTGCGCGAAGGCGCCGCGATCCGCGACTTCAAATTCCCCGACCGTATCGTGGTCGGCACCGATGACGAACGCGGGCGCAAGGTGCTCGGCGACGTCTACCGGCCGCTGTCGCTTAACCAGGCGCCGCTAATGTTTACGGCGCGGCGCACCGCGGAGCTGATCAAGTACGCGGCGAACGCGTTCCTCGCCACCAAGATCACCTTCATCAACGAGATTGCCGATCTCTCCGAAAAGGTCGGCGCCGACGTGCAGCAAGTCGCGCGCGGCATCGGGCTCGACAACCGCATCGGCTCAAAATTCCTGCATGCGGGTCCGGGCTTCGGCGGCTCCTGCTTTCCGAAGGATACCCGCGCGCTGGTCAAGATCGCGCAGGATCATGATGTGCAACTGCGCATCGTCGAGGCCGTGCTCGGCGTCAACGACATCAGAAAGCGCGCGATGGCACGCAAGGTTTCCAACGCAACCGGCGGCCTGCGCGGCAAGACGGTCGCGGTGCTCGGCCTCACCTTCAAGCCCGATACCGACGACATGCGCGAGGCGCCGTCGATTCCGCTCGTCACCGGCCTGCTCGACATGGGCGCGAAAGTGCGCGCGCACGATCCGGTCGGCATGGAGCAGGCGAAGAAGGAACTGCCCGAGATCGAATATTGCACCGACCCCTACGAATGCGCGCGCGGCGCCGATGCGCTGGTGATCGTCACCGAGTGGGTCCAGTTCCGGGCGCTTGATCTGGAGCGCCTGAAGAATGAAATGGCGCAGCCCGTGGTGGTCGACCTGCGCAACATCTACCGCCCCGAGGACATGGCCGCGCAAGGCTTCGTTTACGAGAGTGTGGGACGGGCGCCTGAGCCGAAGGTGTGA
- a CDS encoding acyltransferase family protein — MTLNGTSVVTERSTRIDWVDYAKGICIVMVVMMHSVLGVEAAAGQTGFMHAFVMFAKPFRMPDFFLLSGLFLAVVIDRDWRTYLDRKVLHFAYFYVLWVTIQFGFKAPGFAAESGWRHVGVMYLESFIEPFGTLWFIYLLPVFFVVTKLLRGAPPLAIWLAAAALEMSHITTGWTVIDEFCGRFVYFYSGYLFANYVFALSDRARARPGFALVGVALWTLVNGALVVSGFDEWPLVSLALGFAGAGAIIAMGTLLARMQWLNFLRYCGEHSIVIYLAFFLPMAVTRTVLLKTGLITDIGMVSLIVTVAGVAGAVVIWRLALALRANFLFERPAAFWIVPKKARPALQPAE, encoded by the coding sequence ATGACTTTAAACGGCACATCCGTCGTCACGGAACGCTCCACCCGCATCGACTGGGTGGATTACGCCAAGGGCATCTGCATCGTCATGGTGGTGATGATGCATTCGGTGCTGGGGGTCGAAGCGGCGGCCGGCCAGACCGGCTTCATGCATGCGTTCGTGATGTTCGCAAAACCGTTCCGGATGCCGGATTTCTTCCTGCTTTCGGGCTTGTTTCTCGCCGTCGTCATCGACCGTGACTGGCGCACCTATCTCGACCGCAAAGTCCTGCACTTCGCATATTTTTATGTGCTGTGGGTGACGATCCAGTTCGGCTTCAAGGCTCCTGGCTTCGCCGCTGAATCGGGTTGGCGGCATGTCGGTGTCATGTATCTGGAATCCTTCATCGAGCCGTTCGGCACGCTGTGGTTCATTTATTTGTTGCCGGTGTTCTTCGTTGTCACAAAACTGTTGCGCGGCGCCCCGCCGCTTGCGATCTGGCTCGCGGCCGCGGCGCTCGAGATGTCGCATATCACGACCGGCTGGACCGTGATCGACGAATTCTGCGGGCGTTTCGTCTATTTCTATTCCGGTTACCTGTTTGCCAACTACGTATTCGCATTGTCGGACCGCGCGCGGGCGCGCCCGGGCTTCGCACTCGTGGGCGTCGCGTTGTGGACGCTCGTCAACGGCGCGCTGGTCGTATCCGGCTTTGACGAATGGCCGCTCGTTTCACTGGCACTCGGCTTCGCGGGCGCGGGCGCCATCATCGCCATGGGCACGCTGCTGGCACGCATGCAGTGGCTGAATTTCCTGCGCTATTGCGGCGAGCATTCCATCGTTATCTATCTCGCCTTCTTCCTGCCGATGGCAGTGACCCGAACGGTGCTGCTGAAGACCGGCTTGATTACCGATATCGGGATGGTCTCGCTGATCGTGACGGTTGCAGGCGTCGCGGGGGCGGTGGTGATCTGGCGGCTGGCGCTGGCGCTGCGAGCGAATTTTCTGTTCGAGCGCCCGGCCGCGTTCTGGATCGTGCCGAAGAAGGCCAGGCCCGCGTTGCAGCCGGCGGAGTAA